In the Pirellulales bacterium genome, GCCGCCGGGCCGCCGGGAGCGATCGAACGGTCGCCGCGCCACAGATTGCCCGTAAAGTTATTCCCCCCTATGGGATTGGGAAAAGGGCCATCCTGCCGGTCACCACCCACCCAGACCAAATTGGGGTCTGTGGGCGACGCCACAATGGAAAAGTGAATGCGTCCCTGCGAACCTGGCTTATCGGTGGGATTGGTTCCCACGATTTCCTGCCAGTTGCCCCCTCCGCCATATGCGCCGTTACCAGTGCTCCCAACCAGGTCAAACGTGTTGGCTGTTACATTGGCGATGACAAAATCGCCATTGGCGGCCGTGTTGCCGGTTACACCGGAGATACGCACCCGATCCCCGTTGCTCAGGCCGTGACCGTTGGCGGTAATAGTAATGGGCGCGGTATTGGAAGCATTGGTCAGTGGTTGGGCTGCTTCCAATATTTGCGGCACATCCATCGCCGTCCAAGTTGTCCCCTGATCAGTGGTAAATGTTACCGCCGCCAGACGTCCGTTATTTACCGTCCCCACATACAAAACATTATTTCCCGCGCTATTATGCAGGGCAAATTCCACATTGGTCGTCGCGCCGGTGATTTGCTGCAGGGCATTGCTAACATTCGTCCAGATGGGGGTCGCAGCGCTGGCATCTTCGGTTCGATAGACACCAAACGAGCCCGCAACATAAAAGCGATTTAAATTCGCTGGATCGCCAATCAGATCAAAGTTCCCCCCGTTGGGCAGTCCCCCCGTGCCGCTGAGGCTTTGAAAGGTGTCGCCATTATCAGTGCTGCGAAACAACCCATTAGTCCCCGACACCAATAAATATGCATCGCGCGCCGCCACGCCAGAAGCGTCCTGCCCAGCGATCGCACCCCCTAGTTGCCGGAATGTGGGATTGGCCGCCAGGGCATTTGTCGAAATCAGCGCCCCCGTGCGATCACCATCAGCCGAGCCTAGTGCGTCAAATCCGCCGGCCGCATAACCGCCGATCCCCACCAGCAACACGTTGGTGTTGCTGGGATTGAAGTCCATTGCCCCGATTGATAGCGACTGAAATGTATCCGTCAACGGCGTCCAGGTGGGATTGGCAGCGGTGGAATTTTGTGTCCGCCAGACACCCCCATTGCTACCACCTGCAAAGATGATGTCTGCATTTGTCGGATGCGCGGCCAGGGCATGTACCGAACCTGTGACGGGATTATCAGTGATGCCAACAGTTTGCCCGCCGGTGATGGGGCTAGGTCCTTGATCAATCCAGGCGGGAACATTTGTCACGCTAATGGCCAAAGCAATGCGCGATTCCAGCATTTCGACCCCCCGGGACACGTGGTTACGCCGGGTGCGCCGCGGAGAATTGCTTTTGCGAAAGAAACGGGTCCAACTGTTGGCAAAGAGTTGTGCGCGGGACATAACAATAATTCCTTGGAAGTCATCGATGAAAAATGTATGCAAAAAATCAGCTTCTGCTATAACATCTTTCCTAGACTGCGTAAAGCATTTATCTTGTTTATTTTGTATTTGGATAATTGAGTATATTTCTGTAAAATTAATTCCACTTACTTGAATCCAAAACCTTTCGAGCTAGCCAAGAATATTTCTAAGCTATTATCTTGCTTGACTTTATAACAATGGCCTAGTGCTCATCCATGTCTTTTCACTTTGCCTTGCACGCCCAGGAGACACAGTATTTAACGAGTGACGGTTCTAAACAACAAACCACGCTGACGGCGCGTCGCGGGACTTTTTCCACTCCGCATGGCTCGGTCGAAACCCCCGCCTTTATGCCGGTGGGCACGCAGGGAACGGTCAAGGGAATCACGCTCGATCAACTACGGGCCACCGGCGCGCAGATGATCCTGGGCAATACCTACCATCTCTCGCTGCGGCCGGGCGAGGAGGTCATCCGCCAACTGGGGGGCCTGCATGGCTTTACCGGCTGGGAAGGGCCAATTTTGACCGACAGCGGCGGCTTTCAGCTTTTTAGCCTGGCTGAAATGTGCAAAGTCACCGAAGAACGGGCAACGTTCAAATCCCACCTGGACGGCAGCAAGATCGAGCTTTCCCCTGAACGGGCAGTCGCCATCCAGCAAGGCCTCGGCAGCGATGTCATGATGATTCTGGATCATGTGGTGGCCCTCCCCTGCTCCGCCGAGGTCATCCACGACGCCACGCTGCGCTCAATCCGCTGGGCCAGACGTTGCCAAAACGCCCAAACCAGCGCGAACCAGGCCCTGTTTGCGATTGTCCAAGGGGGACTAGACGCGGATTTGCGGATGTTTTGCGCGCGGGAAATGGGGGCGATGGACTTTATCGGCTATGCGGTCGGCGGGTTGAGCGTGGGCGAAGCGCCGGCGGAAATGTACCGCATCCTCGAAGCCACCACGCCTTGCTTGCCGGTGGAAAAGCCGCGGTACCTGATGGGCGTGGGTCGGCCGATTGATTTGCTGGAGGGGATCCGCCGCGGAATTGATTTGTTTGATTGTGTGATGCCGACGCGAAACGGCCGCAACGCGCTGGCGTTTACGGACTATGGCGCGGTGCGGATCAAAAACCGCAAATACCTGGTTGATCCGAGTCCGCTGGAGGACCATTGCCCCTGTCCCGCCTGCCGCCATAGCAAGAGCTACCTGAGGCACCTGTTTCATGCGGAGGAAATGCTGGGACCGATTTTATTATCGCTGCACAATTTGTATTATTACCAGCGCTTGATGCGCGATGCGCGAGAGGCGATCATCGCGGGAACGTTCGAAGACTTTTATGCGCAAAAAATCGCGGGCTGGCAACGCGAGTTTACAATGTAGCAGGCACGGTCCCCGTGCCGTAAAGACAATGTAGCCATCTCAGTCCCTGAGATGAACAGCGTAGCAGACACGGTCGTCGTGCCGTAAAGACAATGTAGCCATCTCAGTCCCTGAGATGAAAAGCGTAGCCGACACGGTCCCCGTGCCGTAAGCATTCGCAATTAATTCCAGACGAGAACACAGATGCCACAGATCAGACTGATTTACACAGATTGAAGATCATGATGTGATGCCTGATCTGCGCAAATCTGCTCAATCTGTCAAATCTGTGTTCCATTCTACCACATCACCAAAAACCAAATTCCAAAAACCAAACTCCCCTCGCCCCCCTCCACTCCTCCAAACTCCACTCTTCCATCCTCCCCCCACATGCTCGCCATCATCGACTATCAAATGGGCAACCTCCGTAGCGTCCAAAAAGGTTTTGAGCGCGTGGGCGTGTCGGCCACGATCATCAACCAGCCCGATTTGATCCGTACAGCCGACCGGATCGTGCTGCCGGGGGTCGGGGCGTTTGGCGACGCCATGGCCGAGCTTCGCCGCCGCGAACTGATCGAACCGATCCGCGAACATATCCTCGCGGGGAAGCCGTTTCTGGGGATCTGCCTGGGCCTGCAAATGCTCTTTGACGTGGGACACGAAGGAGGCCAATTCGCCGGTGACACGCAGGAGGGACTGGGTATCATTCCCGGCGAAGTCCGGCGATTTGAACTGCCCACGGAATACAAGGTGCCGCACATGGGCTGGAACGGCCTGGCCATCCGCCGCCGCTGCCCCGTACTGCGGGATATTCCCGATGGAGAGCGGTTTTACTTTGTGCACTCGTACTACGTGGCCCCGCGCGACGCGGGGGTCATCGCCACCGAAACCGACTACGGCGGCAACTTTTGCTCGAGCATCTGGCACGAAAACATCTTCGCCACCCAATTCCACCCCGAAAAAAGCCAATCCCGCGGGCTGGAGTTGTTAAAGAACTTTGCGGCGTGGTGAAGTAGGTCACCGTCCGCCGGACGGGACAGAATTTCCGTAGGTCTCCGCCCGCCGGGCGGGACGATAGCGTTGCTCGTAGGTCCGACCCGCCGGACGGAACAGCATTTCCGTAGGTCACCGTCCGCCGGACGGGACGAGGCGTAGCGATTAAACTAACAAACATGGTTAAAAGCAGCGCTGTCCAACGCTTTTGCCGGGAACAAAAATACACAGCAAATTCGCCCGGCGGGCAGGATCTACTTATTTCCGTCCGCCATGCGGGACAGCATTTCCGTAGGTCTCCGTCCGCCGTACGGGACAAAAGCATTGCTCGTAATGGGGGACCAGCCGCATCACGGGTGGCCAGACCAAAAAGCCTTATCGGCGTAGCCCCACCTTTTTGGTGGACATCGCTTGAATTATTCGAGTTGTGTTAGAGACTGGTCAAAAAAAGGCCGAAATGTTAGGGTTTAGTAAACTTTAGCAAATCTTTCCAACTTTTCGATTTTCTTGTTCCTAAAAGTCTTAAAATGGTGCCTATGTAAATAGGGTAATTGAACGCCCTAATGCTTCATCACGTGTTTGCTTAAATGCCACATTGTTAGGACTCTCGCTTATGTTGACTCAAAAATTGATCTGGACATTCTATTTGTTCCTCTTGGGTAGCTTTACCTTCGCCTGTCGTATATCACTCGCTATCGAGATAACGGCAGAAACCGACATACTTGCATATACGGAGTCAAGAAGTGTAGTCGATGATCCACCTAAATTAATTGGCAAGGGAAATAATATATCACTGAAAGCGACTGCTCAGGTAAATCTTGATCATGCATACAATATGTATAATCTTGCTCCTATTTCAGGCAGTCTAAAAGCAGAATTTAATGCGACAGCCAATGCCATGACTGTTAGCAGAAAAACTCAGGGAGAAGTTACTTACAATGCCAAATTAGAAGTTATAGTTGCTCCAGAGTGGCAGTGGTTCAATTATGCTGGTGGTTATGCTGAGCATTACGGTGGTGC is a window encoding:
- the hisH gene encoding imidazole glycerol phosphate synthase subunit HisH; translated protein: MLAIIDYQMGNLRSVQKGFERVGVSATIINQPDLIRTADRIVLPGVGAFGDAMAELRRRELIEPIREHILAGKPFLGICLGLQMLFDVGHEGGQFAGDTQEGLGIIPGEVRRFELPTEYKVPHMGWNGLAIRRRCPVLRDIPDGERFYFVHSYYVAPRDAGVIATETDYGGNFCSSIWHENIFATQFHPEKSQSRGLELLKNFAAW
- the tgt gene encoding tRNA guanosine(34) transglycosylase Tgt, yielding MSFHFALHAQETQYLTSDGSKQQTTLTARRGTFSTPHGSVETPAFMPVGTQGTVKGITLDQLRATGAQMILGNTYHLSLRPGEEVIRQLGGLHGFTGWEGPILTDSGGFQLFSLAEMCKVTEERATFKSHLDGSKIELSPERAVAIQQGLGSDVMMILDHVVALPCSAEVIHDATLRSIRWARRCQNAQTSANQALFAIVQGGLDADLRMFCAREMGAMDFIGYAVGGLSVGEAPAEMYRILEATTPCLPVEKPRYLMGVGRPIDLLEGIRRGIDLFDCVMPTRNGRNALAFTDYGAVRIKNRKYLVDPSPLEDHCPCPACRHSKSYLRHLFHAEEMLGPILLSLHNLYYYQRLMRDAREAIIAGTFEDFYAQKIAGWQREFTM